The window GTGGACGACGCCGGCGCCGAGCAGTAAGCTCCCGGCATGCCCAACCATTCCCGGTTCCGATTCGCGTGCGCCATGGCTGGCGCCGCCATGCTGCTGCCGGCCGCCCTCGCGGCGCAGCGCCCCACGCTGGCGCCGGCCGTGCGCCAGTTCGTCGCGGTGGACACCACCGTCGTCGCGCTCACCCACGTGCGGGTGATCGACGGCACCGGCGCGCCGGCCCGCGACGACCAGACCCTGATCCTCCGCGACGGCCAGATCGCGGCGATGGGTCCCGCGGGCTCGGTGGCCGTGCCGGCCGGCGCCCAGGTGATGGATCTCACCGGCAAGTCGGTGATCCCCGGGCTCGTCATGATGCACGAGCACCTGTTCTACCCCACCGGCCCCGGCGTATATGGAAATGAATATGTGAGCTTCCCGCGCCTGTACCTGGCCGGCGGGGTGACGTCCATGCGCACCACGGGCGACGTGGGCGGCTACGGCGACCTGCGGATGGCGGCGGCGATCAAGGCCGGCGAGCAGCCCGGACCGTGGATCGACGCCACCGCGCCCTACGTCCAGGGGCCGTCGCCCTTCGACCAGATGTACGCCCTCAAGGACTCCGCCGACGCGCGCCGCTACGTGAACTTCTGGGCCGACGCCGGCGCCACGTCGTTCAAGGCGTACATGAACATCACGCGCCCCGAGCTGGCGGTGGCGATCGATGCCGCCCACAAGCGCGGGCTCAAGATCACCGGCCACCTCTGTTCGGTGACCTATCGCGAGGCGGCCGATCTCGGCATCGACGATCTCGAGCACGGCTTCTTCGTGTCCACCGACTTCGTGAAGGACAAGCAGCCCGATGTGTGTCCGGGGCAGGCGGCCGGCATGGCCGCGCTGGCCGCCGTCGACTCGAGTAGCCCGGCGTTCAAGTCGCTGGTCCAGGATCTGGTGCGGCATCACGTGGCCGTCACCTCCACGCTCACCGTCTTCCAGACGTTCACGCCCGGCCAACCCATGCCACCCGGCCTGGACGTGCTCGATCCGATACTCAAAGCGCAGTTCGAGCAGTATCACGCGCGCGTCGAGCGCAACCCGAACTCGATCTACCCGAAGCTGTTCGCCGATGACCGGGCGATGGAGTTGGCCTTCGTGCACGCCGGCGGGATGCTGCTCGCCGGCACCGATCCGACGGGCGGGGGCGGGGTGATCCCCGGCTACTCCGACCAGCGCCAGGCCGAATTGCTGGTGGGCAGCGGGTTCACGCCGCTCGAGGCGATCAAGATCTGCACGCTGAACGGCGCCACATACCTCGGACGCGCCGACCGCATCGGATCGCTGGCCGTAGGCAAGCAGGCGGACCTCGTGGTGATCAACGGCAACCCCGCGGCGAACATCGACGACATCGAGAAGGTCGCGCTGGTGTTCAAGCAGGGCATCGGGTACGACCCGCAGAAGCTGATCGACTCGGTGAAGGGTAGGGTGGGGCTGTATTGAGAACGATTTGTACGACGGTATGAGGGTAGGACGGTAGCACGGATGACCGCGAACGCCGTGCACCCTCCTACTCTCCGACCCTCCTACTCTCCGACCTTCCTACCGTCCTACTCTCCTACTCCTCTCATGACCCGTCTCCACCCGTCTCGCGCCCGCTTCGCCGCCATCGCGGTCGCACTCGCCACGATCGCTGTTGCCAGGCCCGCCGCCGCCCAGCGCGGACTGCCCGCCATGCCCGCCCACGGCCAGCCGCTGCCGATCGCCGAGCGCTCCATGGTGATCACGAAATATGGCATCGTGGCCGCCAGTCAGCCGCTCGCGGCCCGCGCCGGGGTGCATATGCTCGAGCTCGGCGGCAACGCGGTGGACGCCGCGATCGCCGCGAATGCGGCCAACGGCCTCATGGAGCCGGCGATGAACGGCGTGGGCGGTGACCTGTTCGCCATCGTCTACATCGCGAAAACCGGCAAGCTGTACGGGCTCAACTCCAGCGGCTGGTCGGCCACCGGGATGACGCCGGCCCTGCTCGAATCGAAGGGGATCGAGCGCATTCCGCTGCGCGGCATCTGGGGCGTTACCGTGCCCGGGGCGGTCGCCGGCTGGCAGGCCCTGCACGACCGATTCGGCACCTTGCCGTTGTCGACGCTGCTCGCGCCGGCTATCGCCTACGCGAAAGAGGGCTTCCCCGTCACCCAGGTCATCGCCGAGACGTGGGCCGGGTACAAGCGCGCGCTCGACGCGACGCGGGAGGCGGCGGCGACGTACGAGATCGACGGCCACACGCCGCGCGAAGGAGAGATCTTCCGCAACCCCGATCTCGCGCAGACCCTCACGCGCATCGCAGAGCACGGACGCAGCGGGTTCTACACCGGGCCCACCGCCCAAGCCATCCTCGCCACCGAGCGGCGGTACGGCGGCACGATGACGGCCGCCGACCTCGCCGACTTCCAGCCGCAGTGGGTGACTCCGCTGCACGTGGAGTATCGCGGGTGGACGGTGTACGAGTTGCCGCCCAACAGCCAGGGCATCGGCGCCCTGATGATGCTGCAGATGATGTCGCACTTTCCGATGGCCGATTACGGCTTCCATTCCACGATGGGCCTGCACGTCATGATGGAGGCCAAGCAACTGGCGTACGCCGACGTGCTGCGGTACGTCGGCGATCCGCGGCTGGCGAACGTGCCGGTGGACCGGATGCTCGACCCCGCGCACGCGGCGGCGCGCGCCGCGCTGATCGATCCCGCGAAGGCGACGTGCAGCGAGCCGCCGTCCGAGTTCTCGTCGATCACCGACAAGAAGGGGGGCGACACCATCTACCTCACCGCGATCGACAAGGACGGCAACATCGTGTCGCTCATCCAGAGCAACTACGAGGAGTTCGGGTCGGGCCTCGTGCCCGGGGGCGCGGGATTCGTACTGCAGGATCGCGGGTCGCTGTTCACCCTGCAGCCCGACATGGCCAATACGCTCGCGCCGCACAAGCGGCCGTTGCACACGCTCATGCCGGGGTTCATGGAGAAGGACAGCGTCCGGATCGGCTTCGGCATCATGGGGGGCTGGAACCAGGCGCAGGCCCACGCGCAGTTCGTGGCCGACGTGGCCGACTACGGGATGAACATCCAGCAGGCGCTCTCGGCCGGGCGGTTCACGAAGCCCGGGTTCTCGGGATGCAGCTTCGACATCGAGTCGCGCGTCCCCGAGGCCGTGCGCGACTCGCTGTCGGCGATGGGCTACGACCTCACGCTCTACGGCCCGCGCACCGGCCACTTCGGATGGGGCCAGGCGCTGATGGGCACAGCTGGCGGCGTGCACTACGGCGCCAGCGACCCGCGGCACGACGGCGAGGCGGTGCCTCAGGAAATTCCAATCGGCGCGGGCAAGGGGTCGCGGTTGGGCGGGAGGTAGCGCCCCCGATCGCGCCGCTTACTCCTCCCGGAGCGTGACGAGCGGATCCGCGCGCGCCCTATCGGGACGGGCGGCCGGCGGTCCAGCGGCGGAGGCGCTCGCCGACGCTCTCCGGCAGGAGGAGGGAGTCGCTGATCGCCGCGATTTCCTCGGCCTCGCGCCACCGCTCCTCGAGAACCGCCAGCTCGCCCTCGAGGGCGCGGCGCTCCTCGGTCTCGTGCAGCGCCATCTCGAGGGCCAGCCGGAATTCTGGCTGGATGCCGCGGAGCGTCGACTCGGGGCCGGTGTGGCTCCACGGCCGCAAGGTCCCGATGCGCTGGAGCAGGGCCTGCGACGTGGGGTCGCGGTCGAGGAGGGCAACCGCGTCGCGGACGCGCCGCCGGCCGGCCCCCATGCGATTCACGTGGGGAAGGAGCGTGCTGAGCGCCCGCAGCGCGTCGTCGCCGCGGAACACGGTCGGGTCCGAGCGAAACATGCGCCGGTATGCCTGCAGCGGGCCGAGCATGGTCAGCATGTCCAGGCGAAACCGGCGGGCCTTCGGGTCGGGCGATCGGTGGGGCACGGACAGCGTCCACCCCCCGTCGCCGTCGGGCGCGAGGAGCAGGGAGACCAGATTGAGCGGGGAGATCGGCGCAACCTGGCCGTCGGGGAGCCGCAGGCTCGTGACGGGGTAGGTCCTGCCATAATGCGAGTAGCCCACGACGCCCACCTGCAGGGCCAGCGACACGGCGCCGATCGACGCGAACGCCGCGGCCCCGAACCAGAGTCCGCCGCCGCCGACCGCGGCCCCGGCCGTCAATCCGAGCGACCGGAGGCGCCGCCGGCCGAACTGATCGCCGTAGCGCCACGCCGCCATCTCGGGACGCTGCGGCGCGCCGATGCGGACCAACTCGGTGCCTTCGGCCAGGCGGCAGAGGCCGACGTTCTCGGTGGCCACGCGGCGCGTCGTGTCGCGGTACCATCGCTCGCATTCCTCGATCGCCTCCCACCGTTCCTCGATTGGGGTCAGGTTCCACCGCTCGCACTTCCGGCACACCACCCAGAGCCGTCCCTTGGCGGGATCGAACGCCAGCCGCCGCCCCACCGGGAAGCGCTCGACCACCTCGTTCTCGCCGAGCGCGGCCTGACAGAAGATGCAGGTGGAATACATGGGCCAATCAGTATGGGCCGCGGGTCCGGGGCGCCAGTCCGAGGACGCCCTGGCGGGCGCTTCCCGGCCCGGCGCGTGGTCGAGGGGAGCAATGCGGCGTTCACACTGCGAAGCGGCGTTCCAGCGACTCACCGACTCCCAGTAATCAATACGAGGGTCGATCCAACTTCGCGATCTGTATGATCGTCGCCGACAACTCCTCGATCGACTTCGTCGACGAGTCGAGCCAGCGAATGCCCTCGCGGGTCATCATGCGCTGGGCCGCTTCCACCTCGTAGCGGCAGTTGGCGAGCGAGGAATAGTCGCTCGCCGGGCGGCGTGCCTCGCGGATGCGGTGCAGCCGATCCGCGCTGATGGACAACCCGAACAGCTTCTCCCGGTGCCGATTCAGGTCATCGGGCAGCTTTTTCCGCTCGAAATCCTCGGGAATCAGGGGAAAATTGGCGGCCTTCACGCTGAATTGGAGCGCCAGATACAGGCTGGTCGGTGTCTTGCCGCTGCGCGACACCCCCACGAGGATGATGTCCGCGTCGTCCAGGCCGAGACTCGACACCCCGTCGTCGTGGGCCAGGGCGAAGTTCACGGCCTCGATGCGGTTCGTGTAGTCGAGACTGGTAGCTACCTTGCGGGATTTCCCGATGGCATGGGAACTGCGGGCGTGGAATTCTGACTCCAGCGGCGCGATGAACGTCTCGAAGAAGTCGAGGATCAGGGCGTCGGCCTCGCGCAGCCGCTGCGACAACTCGGGGTTCACCAAGGTCGAGATCACCACGGGGCGCACGCCGTCCAGGGTGCGGGCGGCGCGGACCTGGGCCAGGCATTCCATCGCCTTCTCCGTGCTGTCCACGAACGGAATGCGCACCTGCCGGAAGGCGATTCCCTCGAACTGCGACATCAGGCTGTGGCCCAGCGATTCGGCGGTGAGTCCGGTACCGTCAGAAATGAAGAAAACCGTGCGTGTAGCGGTCATGATCCGGAGATCTCGCGGAAATCGGTTAGACTAATTGTAACTGCATCGCCACTCCGAACTCCAATGACGACGACAGGTTGCGATCCATGACACGAAACACGCCTCCCTATGTGATCCCGTTCGAAAGCCTCCGCATGACCGATATCGACCAGGTGGGAGGCAAGAACGCCTCCCTGGGCGAGATGATCGCGCAACTGGCTGCCTCGGGAGTGCGGGTGCCCGGCGGATTCGCCACCACGGCCGTCGCGTTCCGCGATTTCCTGGCCCAGAATGGGCTTGCCGCCCGCATTGCCAAGTCCCTCGATGGGCTCGATGTCAACGACGTCAACACGCTGGCCGCGAAGGGGGCGGAGATCCGCCAGTGGATCCTCGCCACTCCGCTGCCCGAGCGGCTGGCCGCCGAGATCAAGACGTCGTACGAGACGCTGGCCGCGGGAAGCGGCCGCAATGCGTCGTTCGCCGTGCGGTCGTCGGCCACCGCCGAGGACCTGCCCGACGCGTCGTTCGCCGGCCAGCAGGAGACGTTCCTGAATATCCACGGCTACGAGAACATCGTGGGGGCGGTGCACGATACCTTCGCGTCGCTCTACACCGACCGCTCGATCGCATATCGCGTGCACAAAGGATTCGCGCACGCCGATGTGGCGCTGTCGGTGGGCGTCCAGCGTATGGTGCGCTCCGACCGCGGAGCGTCCGGCGTCATGTTCACGCTCGACACCGAGTCGGGGTTCGACCAGGTGGTGTTCATCACGGCCAGCTACGGGCTGGGTGAGACGGTGGTGCAGGGGGCGGTGAACCCCGACGAGTTCTACGTGCACAAGCCCACGCTGGCCCTGGACAAGCCGTCCATCGTGCGGCGCAGCCTTGGCTCCAAGCTCATCAAGATGGTGTTCACCGACAACCGCGAGGCGGGCAAGAGCACGGACACGGTGGACGTGCCGGAAAACGAGCGGTACCGATTCGCGATCAGCGATGCCGATGTGCTCGAGCTGGCGCGCTATGCGGTGATCATCGAGCAACACTACGGCCGGCCGATGGACATCGAGTGGGGACGCGACGGGGACGACGGCAAGCTGTACGTGCTCCAGGCGCGTCCCGAGACCGTCAAGTCGCACGGCGCCGGCCGGGTGACCGAGAAGTACCGGCTCAAGCAGCACGGCAAGGTGCT of the Gemmatimonadaceae bacterium genome contains:
- a CDS encoding pyruvate, water dikinase regulatory protein, which encodes MTATRTVFFISDGTGLTAESLGHSLMSQFEGIAFRQVRIPFVDSTEKAMECLAQVRAARTLDGVRPVVISTLVNPELSQRLREADALILDFFETFIAPLESEFHARSSHAIGKSRKVATSLDYTNRIEAVNFALAHDDGVSSLGLDDADIILVGVSRSGKTPTSLYLALQFSVKAANFPLIPEDFERKKLPDDLNRHREKLFGLSISADRLHRIREARRPASDYSSLANCRYEVEAAQRMMTREGIRWLDSSTKSIEELSATIIQIAKLDRPSY
- a CDS encoding amidohydrolase family protein; this encodes MPNHSRFRFACAMAGAAMLLPAALAAQRPTLAPAVRQFVAVDTTVVALTHVRVIDGTGAPARDDQTLILRDGQIAAMGPAGSVAVPAGAQVMDLTGKSVIPGLVMMHEHLFYPTGPGVYGNEYVSFPRLYLAGGVTSMRTTGDVGGYGDLRMAAAIKAGEQPGPWIDATAPYVQGPSPFDQMYALKDSADARRYVNFWADAGATSFKAYMNITRPELAVAIDAAHKRGLKITGHLCSVTYREAADLGIDDLEHGFFVSTDFVKDKQPDVCPGQAAGMAALAAVDSSSPAFKSLVQDLVRHHVAVTSTLTVFQTFTPGQPMPPGLDVLDPILKAQFEQYHARVERNPNSIYPKLFADDRAMELAFVHAGGMLLAGTDPTGGGGVIPGYSDQRQAELLVGSGFTPLEAIKICTLNGATYLGRADRIGSLAVGKQADLVVINGNPAANIDDIEKVALVFKQGIGYDPQKLIDSVKGRVGLY
- the ggt gene encoding gamma-glutamyltransferase encodes the protein MTRLHPSRARFAAIAVALATIAVARPAAAQRGLPAMPAHGQPLPIAERSMVITKYGIVAASQPLAARAGVHMLELGGNAVDAAIAANAANGLMEPAMNGVGGDLFAIVYIAKTGKLYGLNSSGWSATGMTPALLESKGIERIPLRGIWGVTVPGAVAGWQALHDRFGTLPLSTLLAPAIAYAKEGFPVTQVIAETWAGYKRALDATREAAATYEIDGHTPREGEIFRNPDLAQTLTRIAEHGRSGFYTGPTAQAILATERRYGGTMTAADLADFQPQWVTPLHVEYRGWTVYELPPNSQGIGALMMLQMMSHFPMADYGFHSTMGLHVMMEAKQLAYADVLRYVGDPRLANVPVDRMLDPAHAAARAALIDPAKATCSEPPSEFSSITDKKGGDTIYLTAIDKDGNIVSLIQSNYEEFGSGLVPGGAGFVLQDRGSLFTLQPDMANTLAPHKRPLHTLMPGFMEKDSVRIGFGIMGGWNQAQAHAQFVADVADYGMNIQQALSAGRFTKPGFSGCSFDIESRVPEAVRDSLSAMGYDLTLYGPRTGHFGWGQALMGTAGGVHYGASDPRHDGEAVPQEIPIGAGKGSRLGGR